The Candidatus Manganitrophus noduliformans genome window below encodes:
- a CDS encoding 30S ribosomal protein S1 has product MPKGKRTVFDADEMLDSEKSQERMELEALYAETFKNLQEGSVVEGIILSIQEDGIMVDIGYKSEGMVARQEFTPEEIGKLKAGEKIQIYLEEREDSEGNIILSKEKADRMKIWKEIEEVYQKDAVIEGKVISRIKGGMIVDIGVKAFLPGSQIDLRPVRDLDQLIGKTFPMKIIKMNHRRGNIVVSRRVLLEESRDRKRQTTLSSLQEGQVVEGVVKNITEYGAFIDLGGIDGLLHITDMSWGRVGHPSELFMVGDKVSVVVLKYDKETGRVSLGYKQKMPDPWSHVEERYPVGTRLTGKVVSLTDYGAFVELEPGVEGLVHISEMSWAHEAKHPSKIVSVSDRVNAVILNVDRKGRKISLGMKQVEPNPWNVVEQRYPPGAKITGKVRSITDFGVFVGLEEGIDGLIHISDISWTRHVKHPSEVFKKGQPIEAVVLKVDREKERISLGFKQLTSDPWETDIPQKYRVGSGVRGKVTKITDFGVFVELEENVEGLIHISESGVEAPARVEDVFHIGNEVEAKIIRIDTAERKIALSVREHRRDSDKEAVDRFHHTQGKLDQSIGAVASKITRRQKNEEEGKES; this is encoded by the coding sequence ATGCCAAAAGGAAAAAGAACGGTTTTTGATGCCGATGAGATGCTTGACTCCGAGAAGAGCCAGGAGCGGATGGAGCTTGAAGCGCTCTATGCCGAGACGTTCAAAAATCTCCAAGAGGGGAGCGTCGTAGAAGGGATCATCCTTTCCATTCAAGAAGACGGGATCATGGTCGATATCGGATATAAGTCCGAAGGGATGGTCGCCAGACAGGAATTCACCCCCGAAGAGATCGGCAAGCTCAAGGCGGGGGAGAAGATCCAGATCTACCTTGAAGAGCGGGAAGACTCCGAGGGAAACATCATCCTCTCGAAGGAAAAAGCCGACCGGATGAAGATCTGGAAGGAGATCGAAGAGGTCTACCAGAAAGACGCCGTGATCGAAGGGAAGGTGATCTCCCGGATCAAGGGGGGGATGATCGTCGATATCGGGGTCAAGGCCTTTTTGCCCGGCTCTCAAATCGACCTTCGGCCGGTGCGCGATCTGGATCAGCTGATCGGAAAAACCTTCCCGATGAAGATCATCAAGATGAATCATCGCCGCGGCAACATCGTCGTTTCCCGCCGGGTCTTGTTGGAAGAGTCGCGCGATCGGAAGCGGCAGACGACCCTCTCCTCGCTCCAAGAGGGGCAGGTGGTCGAAGGGGTGGTGAAGAACATCACCGAATACGGCGCCTTTATCGATCTCGGCGGCATCGACGGTCTACTGCACATCACCGACATGTCGTGGGGCCGGGTCGGCCATCCCTCCGAGCTCTTCATGGTGGGGGACAAGGTTTCGGTCGTCGTCCTCAAATACGACAAGGAGACCGGTCGGGTCTCGCTCGGCTACAAGCAGAAGATGCCCGATCCCTGGAGCCATGTCGAGGAGCGGTATCCGGTCGGAACCCGCCTTACCGGCAAGGTGGTCAGCCTCACCGATTACGGCGCTTTCGTCGAGTTGGAACCGGGGGTCGAGGGGTTGGTCCACATCTCGGAAATGTCGTGGGCGCATGAAGCGAAGCATCCGTCGAAGATCGTTTCGGTCAGCGACCGGGTCAACGCCGTCATCCTCAACGTCGATCGGAAGGGAAGAAAGATCTCGCTCGGCATGAAGCAGGTCGAGCCGAATCCGTGGAACGTCGTCGAGCAGCGTTATCCGCCCGGGGCGAAGATCACCGGCAAGGTCCGCAGCATCACCGATTTCGGCGTCTTTGTCGGGCTGGAAGAGGGGATCGACGGGCTGATCCATATTTCCGATATCTCCTGGACCCGCCATGTCAAACATCCTTCGGAGGTCTTCAAAAAAGGACAGCCGATTGAAGCGGTCGTCCTGAAGGTCGATCGTGAGAAGGAGCGGATCTCGCTCGGCTTCAAGCAGCTGACCTCCGATCCATGGGAGACCGATATCCCGCAGAAGTACAGGGTCGGCAGCGGTGTTCGCGGGAAGGTGACCAAAATTACCGATTTCGGCGTTTTCGTCGAGCTCGAAGAGAATGTGGAAGGCCTGATCCATATCAGCGAATCGGGGGTGGAAGCGCCCGCGCGCGTGGAGGATGTCTTCCACATCGGAAACGAGGTCGAGGCGAAAATCATCCGGATCGATACGGCGGAAAGAAAGATCGCCCTCTCCGTTCGAGAGCACCGGCGCGATTCGGACAAGGAAGCGGTCGACCGCTTCCATCACACGCAGGGAAAGCTCGATCAATCGATCGGGGCGGTCGCCAGCAAGATCACACGGCGGCAGAAGAACGAAGAAGAGGGAAAAGAGTCGTAA
- the sppA gene encoding signal peptide peptidase SppA: MMNRKSILIGGIYFLLFLLLFFAFMFWTSRLIGGGQGAAWGAGDRIALIRIEGVIADSKTVVEDLRRYHRDDSIKAILIRIDSPGGAVVPSQEIYDEVKRIRDAGKKRIVTSMGTVAASGGYYIAAASEKIIANPGTLTGSIGVIMELVNVEGLLQKIGVEGVVIKSGENKDVGSPFRKMTEEERALLKNVMDDVHAQFIEAVAEGRSLKIETVRPYADGRIFTGRQAKEIGLVDELGNLQDAIQRTAELAGIEGEPQTVERQERSTLFEFLQNRFLGKWEGARFPGASVRLNYLFSL, translated from the coding sequence ATGATGAATCGAAAATCAATTCTGATTGGCGGAATTTACTTTCTTCTCTTTCTCCTCCTCTTCTTCGCCTTTATGTTCTGGACCAGCCGTCTGATCGGCGGCGGGCAGGGAGCGGCGTGGGGGGCCGGAGATCGGATCGCCCTCATCCGGATCGAAGGGGTCATCGCCGATTCAAAAACCGTGGTCGAAGATCTGCGACGCTACCACCGGGATGACAGCATCAAGGCGATTCTCATTCGAATCGACAGCCCCGGCGGCGCCGTGGTCCCTTCCCAGGAAATTTATGATGAGGTGAAGCGGATTCGCGACGCCGGAAAGAAGCGGATCGTCACCTCGATGGGGACGGTCGCCGCTTCCGGCGGTTATTATATCGCCGCCGCCTCGGAGAAAATCATCGCCAACCCCGGGACCCTCACCGGCAGCATCGGCGTCATCATGGAGCTGGTCAACGTCGAAGGGCTCCTTCAGAAAATCGGCGTGGAGGGGGTGGTGATCAAGAGCGGGGAGAATAAAGATGTCGGCTCCCCCTTCCGAAAGATGACCGAAGAAGAGCGTGCGTTGCTGAAGAACGTGATGGATGATGTCCATGCCCAGTTTATCGAGGCGGTCGCCGAAGGGCGCTCTCTGAAGATCGAGACGGTTCGTCCTTATGCCGACGGGCGAATCTTTACCGGCCGCCAGGCGAAGGAGATTGGTCTGGTCGATGAGTTGGGGAACCTTCAGGACGCCATCCAGCGCACGGCGGAGCTGGCGGGAATCGAGGGGGAACCTCAGACCGTGGAGAGGCAGGAGCGGTCAACGCTGTTTGAATTTCTGCAAAACCGGTTTCTGGGAAAGTGGGAGGGGGCTCGCTTCCCGGGCGCTTCGGTCCGTCTGAACTATCTTTTCTCCTTATAG
- a CDS encoding integration host factor subunit beta, translating to MTSRNDPVHGGMMTKAELIEKVAEHYTVLTKRQTEILVNTFFDSIKEALAKGDKIEIRGFGSFRLRHRRMREGRNPKTGALVSVPEKKVPFFKAGKELKELVDRG from the coding sequence CTGACATCAAGGAACGATCCAGTCCATGGGGGGATGATGACCAAAGCAGAACTGATCGAAAAAGTGGCGGAACACTACACCGTCCTGACCAAACGCCAGACGGAGATCCTGGTGAATACCTTCTTTGACAGCATCAAAGAGGCGCTGGCCAAGGGGGACAAGATCGAGATCCGGGGGTTCGGCAGCTTCCGGCTCCGGCACCGGAGAATGCGCGAGGGGCGAAACCCGAAGACCGGCGCGTTGGTCTCGGTCCCCGAGAAGAAGGTCCCCTTCTTCAAGGCCGGGAAAGAGCTGAAGGAATTGGTCGATCGGGGATAA
- a CDS encoding DUF1565 domain-containing protein has protein sequence MTHALNAADEGDTVQVAAGTYRPGSSGLPTDPGERFPLRIKEGVSLVGEPAGAAQGTVIQGSGTHTSASAGAFRAAMILTEGAAISRLTVRSDGEVGVVAEGVNGEISHVQFTNNETGALLISSNVSISNNTFSGNTIGIQSMLGDSSRLEQNTIQSNTGDPGIGVLISDAGPALLQNQVTGNPGGGVVIDGQSNPDLGGGGRSDGANTLSCNGTADLINNDDSAIFARNNLWDHLDPNDIDAVDNGAGIIDTTGAGIAAQSCG, from the coding sequence ATTACACACGCGCTCAATGCCGCAGACGAAGGAGACACCGTTCAGGTGGCGGCGGGGACCTATCGGCCCGGCAGCAGCGGCCTTCCGACCGATCCCGGCGAGCGCTTCCCCCTTCGGATCAAAGAAGGGGTCTCGCTCGTCGGGGAGCCGGCCGGCGCAGCCCAGGGAACGGTGATTCAGGGAAGCGGCACCCACACCAGCGCGTCCGCCGGCGCTTTCCGGGCGGCGATGATCCTCACCGAGGGGGCGGCCATTTCCCGGTTGACCGTTCGAAGCGACGGAGAGGTCGGCGTGGTCGCGGAGGGGGTCAATGGAGAGATCAGCCACGTTCAGTTCACCAACAACGAGACCGGCGCGCTGCTCATTTCGAGCAACGTCTCCATCTCGAACAATACCTTCAGCGGGAATACGATCGGGATTCAATCGATGTTGGGGGATTCAAGTCGGCTCGAACAGAATACGATCCAGAGCAACACGGGAGATCCGGGGATCGGCGTTTTGATCTCGGACGCCGGTCCGGCGCTCCTTCAAAACCAGGTGACGGGCAATCCGGGAGGAGGGGTGGTGATCGACGGACAATCGAACCCCGATCTCGGAGGCGGGGGAAGGAGCGACGGCGCGAATACTTTAAGCTGCAACGGCACCGCTGATCTGATCAACAACGATGATAGCGCCATCTTCGCCCGGAATAACTTGTGGGATCATCTCGATCCGAACGACATCGACGCCGTCGACAACGGCGCCGGAATCATCGATACCACCGGCGCCGGAATCGCTGCGCAGTCTTGCGGATAG
- the hisS gene encoding histidine--tRNA ligase — protein MSKFTSLRGFKDILPEESDRWLWVESTAHETFNVFGFSHIRTPILENTELFTRSIGEATDIVEKEMYTFQDWDGKKVTLRPEGTASVVRAYLEHHLSEKIPLSKLYYIGPMFRHERPQAGRLRQFHQIGAEIIGDLDPRQDVELLSLLTRFFERMQVTDLTLEINSLGCPACRPTYRAALQSYFEKYLPELCEDCRRRFKTNPLRILDCKKEACKAIARNAPSPIDHLCAECREHFKAVREGLYQLAIPYQIQPHLVRGLDYYTKTAFELTTNKLGAQNAVAAGGRYDGLVEALGGPPTPAIGFAIGVERLVQLIDPALVPTSRLRLFLAPLGKAAGAALFPLLLALRRKNIRSEMGNDAIGLKSQMKRADRLGAAYVLIVGENEMTQGKAILRNMSTKAQEEIPLSTLIETLSAKLS, from the coding sequence ATGTCAAAATTCACATCATTAAGAGGCTTCAAAGATATTCTCCCAGAAGAGTCCGACCGCTGGCTCTGGGTTGAATCGACCGCGCACGAAACCTTCAATGTCTTCGGCTTCTCCCACATCCGGACCCCTATTCTCGAAAACACGGAACTCTTCACCCGAAGCATCGGCGAAGCGACCGACATCGTCGAAAAAGAGATGTACACCTTCCAAGATTGGGACGGAAAGAAAGTCACCCTCCGTCCCGAAGGGACCGCTTCAGTTGTCCGCGCTTATCTGGAGCATCACCTCAGCGAAAAAATTCCCCTCTCGAAGCTCTACTACATCGGCCCCATGTTCCGGCACGAGCGGCCTCAAGCGGGCCGCCTCCGCCAGTTTCACCAGATCGGAGCGGAGATCATCGGCGATCTCGATCCGCGCCAAGATGTGGAGCTCCTCTCGCTGCTGACCCGCTTCTTCGAGCGGATGCAGGTGACCGATCTGACGCTGGAGATCAACTCCCTCGGCTGCCCGGCCTGCCGGCCGACCTATCGCGCCGCATTGCAATCTTATTTCGAGAAGTATCTTCCGGAGCTCTGCGAAGATTGCCGGCGGCGCTTTAAGACCAATCCGCTCCGCATCCTCGATTGTAAAAAGGAGGCTTGCAAGGCCATCGCCCGGAACGCTCCTTCTCCCATTGACCACCTCTGCGCCGAATGCCGGGAGCACTTTAAAGCAGTCCGGGAAGGGCTCTATCAACTTGCCATCCCTTACCAAATCCAGCCGCATCTGGTGCGGGGACTCGACTACTATACCAAAACCGCCTTCGAGCTGACGACCAATAAACTCGGCGCACAGAACGCGGTCGCCGCCGGAGGCCGTTACGACGGCCTGGTGGAGGCGCTCGGCGGACCGCCGACGCCGGCCATCGGTTTCGCCATCGGGGTGGAGCGGCTGGTCCAGTTGATCGATCCGGCCTTGGTCCCCACTTCGCGCCTCCGGCTTTTTCTCGCCCCGTTGGGAAAGGCGGCCGGCGCGGCGCTTTTCCCGCTTCTTCTGGCGCTGCGCCGAAAGAATATCCGGAGCGAGATGGGGAACGACGCGATCGGCCTGAAGAGCCAGATGAAACGGGCCGACCGGTTGGGGGCGGCGTATGTCTTGATTGTCGGCGAAAACGAAATGACGCAGGGAAAAGCGATTCTGCGGAACATGTCGACCAAGGCGCAGGAGGAGATCCCATTATCGACCCTCATCGAAACGCTCTCCGCAAAACTTTCTTAA
- a CDS encoding Crp/Fnr family transcriptional regulator translates to MTDDRQLVLRHVPFFQDLSVEELAKLAPLLREASYRKNEVLFRTNDPGNTLFILRSGRVKVTLTDRHGREVILRVLQPGEIFGEMAVLDGYPRSATVTALEKSYASTLDRDSFLRFIQSHPQWSLKMLSTMSRRLRKANERISSAILSDAHGKVSRVLLDLIPEGEWEGKREGIRVRLSLTRQQLAAMAGVTRETFIRVLKEFERAGSIRTEGKEIIILKQADLSREIF, encoded by the coding sequence ATGACGGATGATCGGCAGCTCGTGCTGCGGCATGTTCCTTTTTTTCAGGATCTCTCTGTGGAGGAGCTCGCGAAGCTGGCCCCTCTGCTCAGGGAGGCGAGTTATCGGAAAAATGAGGTTCTCTTTCGAACGAACGATCCGGGGAACACCCTTTTTATCTTACGCTCGGGGCGGGTCAAGGTCACCTTGACCGACCGGCACGGGCGGGAGGTGATCCTTCGGGTCTTGCAGCCGGGGGAGATTTTCGGCGAGATGGCGGTGCTGGATGGATATCCCCGCTCCGCGACAGTCACCGCCTTGGAGAAGAGCTACGCCTCCACCCTCGACCGCGACTCGTTTCTTCGGTTCATTCAGAGTCATCCCCAGTGGTCTCTCAAGATGCTCTCGACCATGAGCCGCCGGCTCCGGAAAGCGAACGAGCGGATCAGCTCCGCCATCCTCTCGGACGCCCACGGCAAGGTGAGCCGGGTCCTCCTCGACCTGATTCCCGAAGGGGAGTGGGAGGGGAAGCGGGAGGGAATCCGGGTGCGGCTGTCGCTGACCCGGCAGCAGTTGGCGGCGATGGCCGGCGTCACGCGCGAGACCTTCATCCGGGTTCTGAAAGAGTTCGAGCGCGCCGGATCGATCCGGACCGAGGGAAAAGAGATCATCATCCTCAAGCAGGCCGACCTCAGCCGCGAGATTTTCTAG
- a CDS encoding FG-GAP repeat domain-containing protein — protein sequence MVLQVRSRFLFFLSVFLAFLPLEGCSSSTPRSAETAPIAGAPPAGAAPPPAQVQTPQLKQTLAGGGEGWLGSPAAADLDGDGRMEIIAPRGGFLFVWHADGTLFWKAAYGFSAETSPATISGRIWGPPVVADLDGDGKLEIAAGSHKETLSVWSWDGKMKAGWPKIVGGEAGSADREIRSLAAGPLGNGKSVLLASRTRTTKVPVAFLLDSQGTVLPGWPQLAASGGCVLLPAQDANCFEAGTYNQNVGLADLDGDGKTDAIIGYDNAYVGLFHMSGVPFGTPFLNRPFFPGVPAFHDPALAIQGFGPDGEDRSEFTDSPPVVADLDGDGARELILVGDHERAGITTLLGNSLFVFRPDATRFPGFERPFETRGHHSPRVTEDPGGNIVDVTPAPAVADLDGDGKKEIVFPAYDGVLYAVHSDGQLFWTFSFADLGARFASEPVVADLNNDGIPEVLFATYETEGEKGALVILNHLGAEMTKVPLPGRGAMAAPTLADLDGDGELEAIVSLKDVSSRGGVQIYALPGSKANQVLWPTGRGNFLRNGEATD from the coding sequence TTGGTTTTGCAGGTTCGTTCCCGATTTTTGTTTTTCCTCTCGGTTTTCCTCGCGTTTCTTCCTCTTGAGGGTTGTTCGAGTTCGACTCCCCGCTCGGCCGAAACCGCTCCCATAGCGGGGGCGCCGCCGGCGGGCGCTGCTCCCCCTCCGGCTCAAGTCCAAACTCCACAGCTAAAGCAGACGCTGGCGGGCGGCGGCGAAGGCTGGCTCGGCTCTCCCGCGGCGGCCGATCTCGACGGCGACGGTCGGATGGAGATCATCGCGCCGCGCGGCGGTTTTCTTTTTGTCTGGCATGCCGATGGGACCCTCTTTTGGAAGGCGGCGTACGGCTTCTCGGCGGAGACGAGCCCGGCGACGATCAGCGGCCGGATCTGGGGACCACCGGTTGTCGCCGACCTCGACGGCGACGGGAAACTAGAAATCGCCGCCGGCAGCCACAAGGAGACCCTCTCGGTCTGGAGCTGGGACGGGAAGATGAAAGCCGGTTGGCCGAAGATCGTCGGAGGGGAGGCGGGGTCGGCCGATCGGGAGATCCGGTCGCTCGCGGCCGGCCCCCTCGGCAACGGCAAATCGGTCCTGCTGGCGTCGCGGACCCGAACGACGAAGGTCCCGGTGGCCTTTCTGCTCGATTCTCAAGGGACGGTTCTCCCCGGCTGGCCGCAGCTTGCCGCGTCGGGAGGGTGCGTCCTTCTTCCCGCCCAAGATGCAAATTGTTTTGAGGCGGGGACCTACAATCAAAACGTGGGGCTCGCCGATCTCGACGGGGACGGGAAAACCGATGCAATCATCGGCTACGACAACGCCTATGTCGGCCTCTTCCATATGAGCGGCGTTCCCTTCGGAACCCCTTTTCTCAATCGGCCCTTCTTCCCCGGTGTTCCCGCCTTCCACGATCCGGCGTTGGCGATCCAGGGGTTCGGGCCGGACGGAGAAGACCGAAGCGAGTTCACCGACTCCCCCCCGGTCGTCGCCGACCTCGACGGCGACGGCGCCCGCGAGCTGATCCTGGTGGGGGATCATGAACGGGCCGGGATCACCACGCTTTTGGGAAATTCCCTCTTCGTCTTCCGTCCCGACGCCACCCGTTTTCCCGGTTTCGAGCGGCCGTTTGAGACGAGGGGCCATCATTCCCCGCGGGTGACCGAGGACCCCGGCGGGAACATCGTCGATGTCACCCCCGCGCCGGCCGTCGCCGACCTCGACGGCGACGGGAAGAAAGAGATCGTCTTTCCCGCCTATGACGGCGTGTTGTATGCGGTCCATTCCGACGGGCAGCTCTTCTGGACCTTTTCGTTTGCGGATTTGGGAGCCCGGTTTGCTTCGGAGCCGGTCGTGGCCGATCTGAACAACGACGGGATCCCGGAAGTTCTCTTTGCCACCTATGAGACCGAGGGAGAGAAGGGGGCTTTGGTGATTCTGAATCATCTCGGCGCGGAGATGACGAAGGTTCCCCTCCCGGGCCGCGGCGCCATGGCTGCGCCGACGCTCGCCGATCTCGACGGCGACGGGGAGTTGGAAGCGATCGTCAGCCTCAAAGATGTTTCATCCCGAGGCGGGGTGCAGATCTATGCGCTCCCCGGCTCGAAAGCAAACCAAGTCCTCTGGCCGACCGGTCGCGGGAATTTTCTCCGGAACGGGGAAGCGACCGACTGA
- a CDS encoding tyrosine-type recombinase/integrase: MSQVRDRSLSKHLLDFFGDTPLAGISRKWVGEYKAKRRIEGAAPSTLNKEIGLLKNAFNLAVKEWEWIVVNPISSVSLEPVHDQRDRWLTPKEEEALLSASPLWLKEIILFALNTGMRLGEIIHLRWQNVDLERGTITLVRSKNHLRTTVPINSRVFELLITKKKDAGGDYVFCSKVGTLLFDRNLKRAFILARKKASLEDVRFHDLRHTFATRLVQNGVDLYRVQRLLGHKTHVMTQRYAHHYPESLRSAVKVLESVGYDTNMTQSAPRQGEGGLQVIDKIGAGNGI, translated from the coding sequence ATGAGCCAGGTTCGCGACCGGTCGCTCTCGAAGCATCTCCTCGATTTTTTCGGCGACACCCCCCTGGCCGGGATTTCCCGGAAATGGGTTGGAGAATACAAGGCAAAAAGGCGAATCGAAGGGGCCGCTCCATCCACCCTCAACAAGGAGATCGGGCTTTTGAAGAATGCGTTTAACCTGGCCGTCAAGGAATGGGAGTGGATCGTTGTCAATCCGATTTCCAGCGTGTCGCTGGAACCGGTCCACGATCAGCGAGACCGGTGGCTTACGCCGAAGGAAGAGGAGGCGCTGCTTTCCGCGTCTCCCCTCTGGCTCAAGGAGATCATTCTCTTTGCGCTGAATACCGGAATGAGGTTGGGGGAGATCATCCACCTTCGGTGGCAGAATGTCGACCTCGAAAGGGGGACGATCACCCTGGTCCGGTCCAAGAATCATCTCCGGACAACCGTTCCGATCAACAGCCGGGTCTTCGAGCTCCTCATCACCAAGAAAAAAGATGCGGGAGGCGATTATGTCTTTTGCTCCAAAGTCGGAACCCTTCTCTTCGACAGAAACCTCAAACGGGCGTTTATCCTCGCGCGGAAGAAAGCCAGCCTGGAAGATGTGAGGTTTCATGACCTTCGTCACACCTTCGCAACGCGGTTGGTGCAGAACGGGGTCGATCTCTACCGGGTCCAGAGGCTGCTCGGGCATAAGACCCACGTGATGACGCAACGGTACGCTCATCACTATCCCGAAAGCCTGCGGAGCGCGGTCAAGGTGTTGGAATCGGTGGGTTATGACACAAATATGACACAATCGGCTCCCCGCCAGGGGGAGGGTGGCTTGCAAGTCATTGATAAAATTGGAGCGGGAAACGGGATTTGA
- a CDS encoding helix-turn-helix domain-containing protein, with amino-acid sequence MEPMLLTVEQLSQYLNIKRSTLYAWVERRIIPHYKIQRSVRFKKEEIDQWIETLKRKEFDPGPAAEALLDNAKSTLYNSPRKGETRPNRQGS; translated from the coding sequence ATGGAACCGATGCTCTTAACCGTCGAACAGCTTTCTCAATATTTGAACATTAAACGATCGACCCTTTACGCCTGGGTGGAACGGCGCATCATCCCCCACTATAAGATCCAACGATCCGTCCGATTCAAAAAAGAAGAGATCGACCAGTGGATCGAAACGCTCAAGCGAAAAGAATTCGATCCCGGACCCGCCGCGGAGGCACTCCTGGACAATGCGAAATCAACGCTTTATAATTCTCCTCGCAAGGGAGAAACCAGACCGAATCGACAAGGGTCCTGA
- a CDS encoding DUF488 domain-containing protein encodes MEMEEKSGPVAPISMRPERTVYPEEARRQFLFEVFEDSEDLVEHNQEGFALLGDGFHLEEMAEEAEERAERFMKAQRQLVAGFFARRKNRLYRRAATVGLCQPDRPEPTLLLLWNLLEERGFDVDAETEQEVNRWLSGLSEDDYLFFTQDPDLDPQRVMAAGILPSDLRPMRLFQGFRSRLLRVLMKRCDFFHPDIGVFEGTLKQQLPFIAGDWELDEVELADLVREERKRFYRLHLLICKASAAFAHDQPAPVSVPQEIVAEVASVAYGRMNHPDYRERALAFAGLQADQAGAIFAHLGKFMEEFYASRLFSFLKRVMRRRLAKRANRTSAKEEENTKVASSDATDGTITIHTRSVQTARPGDLATYRWGSLRAFGDGRIFAPSEELLSTYKAGQIGWEDYESRYLTEMREIFRASPDAFGKLLQKGEVTLVCYESDPNRCHRRLLAELLEKVARKQGLQVILDVQ; translated from the coding sequence ATGGAAATGGAAGAGAAATCAGGACCGGTTGCTCCGATCTCAATGAGACCCGAGCGAACGGTTTATCCGGAAGAAGCCAGGAGACAATTTCTGTTTGAGGTCTTTGAGGACTCGGAAGATCTTGTGGAGCATAACCAGGAGGGTTTTGCTTTATTGGGAGACGGTTTTCATCTGGAGGAGATGGCGGAAGAGGCGGAGGAGCGGGCCGAGCGGTTCATGAAGGCCCAGCGGCAGCTGGTCGCCGGGTTCTTTGCTCGAAGGAAAAACCGGCTCTACCGCAGGGCGGCGACGGTCGGCCTCTGTCAACCGGACCGCCCAGAGCCGACGCTGCTTCTTCTTTGGAACTTGCTCGAAGAGAGAGGGTTTGACGTCGATGCGGAGACGGAACAGGAGGTGAACCGGTGGCTGTCCGGCCTGTCTGAAGACGATTATCTCTTCTTCACTCAGGACCCCGATTTGGATCCTCAACGGGTGATGGCGGCCGGGATTCTCCCTTCGGACCTTCGGCCGATGCGTCTCTTTCAGGGATTCCGGTCGAGGCTCTTACGGGTGCTGATGAAACGGTGTGACTTCTTTCATCCCGACATTGGGGTGTTTGAAGGGACACTCAAACAGCAGCTCCCATTTATTGCCGGGGACTGGGAACTGGATGAGGTGGAATTGGCCGATCTGGTCCGTGAGGAGCGGAAGCGGTTCTATCGTTTGCATCTTCTGATCTGCAAGGCGTCGGCGGCGTTTGCTCATGACCAGCCGGCTCCGGTCTCTGTGCCGCAGGAGATCGTGGCGGAGGTGGCGTCGGTGGCATATGGACGGATGAATCATCCCGACTATAGGGAACGGGCGCTGGCCTTCGCCGGACTTCAGGCGGATCAGGCCGGGGCGATCTTTGCTCATCTGGGAAAGTTCATGGAGGAGTTCTATGCCTCCCGGCTCTTCAGCTTTCTGAAAAGAGTAATGAGGAGACGGCTGGCAAAAAGAGCCAATCGGACATCAGCCAAAGAGGAGGAAAATACAAAGGTCGCTTCTTCGGATGCAACGGACGGAACGATCACCATCCATACGCGGTCTGTTCAAACTGCGAGGCCCGGAGATCTGGCCACCTACCGGTGGGGATCTCTGAGGGCGTTTGGAGATGGACGGATCTTTGCCCCCTCCGAAGAACTCCTCTCGACCTATAAGGCAGGACAGATCGGCTGGGAGGACTATGAAAGCAGGTATCTGACGGAGATGCGCGAGATCTTTCGAGCCTCTCCGGATGCGTTCGGAAAACTCCTGCAAAAGGGAGAAGTCACGCTGGTCTGTTATGAGAGCGATCCGAACCGGTGCCACCGGAGGCTCCTTGCGGAGCTTTTGGAAAAAGTCGCAAGGAAGCAGGGTCTTCAGGTCATTTTGGATGTTCAGTAA
- the lexA gene encoding transcriptional repressor LexA: protein MANSLTERQQAVLAFLQKYIARQGYPPSEREIARGLGTKWTRGVQLHLAALEEKGFIRRGEGARAIELTGPAQERGLPILGQIAAGKPILAEENRTGMLLLDKSRYPWKDAFLLKVKGDSMKEAGILEGDHVLVQPRSDADSGEIVVAMVEGEATVKRLVKNRKEIFLKPENPAYSPIPVRSGDETKILGKVIGVFRFY from the coding sequence ATGGCTAATTCTCTCACAGAACGGCAGCAGGCGGTACTGGCCTTCCTTCAGAAATATATCGCCCGTCAGGGATATCCCCCTTCCGAGCGGGAGATCGCCCGAGGCCTGGGGACGAAATGGACCCGGGGGGTGCAGCTTCATCTGGCGGCCCTGGAAGAGAAGGGGTTCATCCGCCGGGGGGAGGGGGCGCGGGCAATCGAGTTGACCGGACCGGCTCAGGAGCGGGGCCTTCCCATCCTGGGCCAGATCGCGGCCGGCAAACCGATCCTGGCCGAGGAGAACCGGACCGGGATGTTGCTCCTCGATAAATCACGCTATCCCTGGAAGGATGCCTTTCTTCTCAAGGTGAAGGGCGATAGCATGAAGGAGGCCGGCATTCTGGAGGGAGACCATGTCCTGGTCCAACCCCGTTCCGACGCCGACTCCGGCGAGATCGTGGTGGCGATGGTGGAAGGAGAGGCGACCGTCAAACGGTTGGTCAAGAATCGGAAGGAGATATTCCTCAAACCTGAGAATCCCGCCTATTCACCCATTCCGGTTCGTTCCGGCGATGAGACCAAGATCCTCGGAAAGGTCATCGGGGTCTTTCGCTTCTACTGA